From a single Fusobacterium pseudoperiodonticum genomic region:
- a CDS encoding bifunctional alpha/beta hydrolase/class I SAM-dependent methyltransferase, with protein MENLYFTSFDNNQLFYRKWNFEQGKKTLILIHRGHEHSERLNSLAQDEKFLKYNIFAYDLRGHGYTETKTSPNAMDYVRDLDAFVKHIKNEYQIKEEDIFIVANSIGGVILSAYVHDFAPNLAGIALLAPAFEIKLYVPFAKQLVTLLTKIKKDAKVMSYVKAKVLTHDVEEQNKYNSDKLINKEINARLLIDLANMGQRLIEDSMAIELPTIIFSAQKDYVVKNSAQKKFYLNLSSKKREFIELENFYHGIIFEKERQTVYKMLDDFIQDVFKNQKIELDDSPREFSRKEYERIGLEEYPLSEKIYYSIQKFSMKTFGFLSKGMSLGLKYGFDSGISLDYIYKNKASGKLLIGKLIDRFYLNQIGWAGVRVRKKNLLALIEEKINSLGEENVKILDVAGGTGNYLFDIKEKYPKLKILINEFKKSNIEVGEEVIKKNNWQDISFINYDCFDKETYKKINYKPNIVIISGVFELFEDNKMLENTISGITEILDKDAAVIYTGQPWHPQLKQIALVLNSHKGSGKSWLMRRRSEKELDSLFEKYNLKKEKMLIDNEGIFTVSLAEMR; from the coding sequence ATGGAAAACTTATATTTTACAAGTTTTGACAATAATCAGCTTTTTTATAGAAAATGGAATTTTGAACAAGGTAAAAAAACTTTGATTCTTATTCATAGAGGACACGAACATTCAGAAAGACTAAACAGTTTGGCACAAGATGAAAAATTTTTAAAATACAATATTTTTGCATATGATTTAAGAGGTCATGGTTATACAGAAACTAAGACTTCTCCTAATGCCATGGATTACGTTAGGGATTTAGATGCCTTTGTAAAACATATAAAGAACGAATATCAAATTAAAGAAGAAGATATCTTTATTGTAGCAAATAGTATAGGTGGAGTTATACTTTCTGCCTATGTCCATGATTTTGCACCAAATTTAGCAGGTATAGCTTTGCTTGCTCCTGCCTTTGAAATCAAGCTTTATGTCCCTTTTGCTAAGCAACTTGTGACATTACTTACTAAAATAAAAAAAGATGCTAAGGTTATGAGTTATGTAAAAGCAAAGGTTCTAACTCATGATGTTGAAGAACAAAATAAATATAATTCTGATAAGCTTATCAATAAAGAAATCAATGCTAGACTTTTAATAGACTTAGCTAATATGGGACAAAGATTGATTGAAGATTCAATGGCAATAGAATTACCTACAATAATATTTTCTGCTCAAAAAGACTATGTTGTTAAGAATTCAGCTCAGAAGAAATTTTACTTAAATTTATCTTCTAAAAAGAGAGAATTTATAGAACTTGAAAACTTCTATCATGGAATAATCTTTGAAAAAGAAAGACAAACAGTCTATAAAATGTTAGATGATTTTATACAAGATGTTTTTAAAAACCAAAAGATAGAACTTGATGATTCTCCAAGAGAATTTTCAAGAAAGGAGTATGAAAGGATAGGCTTAGAAGAATATCCCCTAAGTGAAAAAATATATTATTCTATTCAAAAATTTTCAATGAAAACTTTTGGATTTTTAAGTAAGGGTATGAGTTTAGGTTTAAAATATGGCTTTGACTCAGGAATTTCTTTAGATTACATCTATAAAAATAAAGCTAGTGGGAAGTTATTGATAGGAAAACTCATAGACAGATTTTATCTAAACCAAATTGGTTGGGCAGGAGTAAGAGTAAGAAAGAAAAACTTATTAGCTTTAATTGAAGAAAAAATAAATAGTCTAGGTGAAGAAAATGTTAAAATCTTAGATGTTGCTGGAGGTACAGGAAATTATTTGTTTGATATCAAAGAGAAATATCCCAAGCTTAAGATTTTAATAAATGAATTTAAAAAATCAAATATTGAAGTTGGAGAAGAAGTTATCAAAAAGAATAATTGGCAAGATATCTCTTTTATCAACTATGATTGCTTTGATAAGGAAACATATAAAAAAATTAATTATAAGCCTAATATAGTTATAATTTCAGGAGTTTTTGAGCTTTTTGAAGATAATAAAATGCTTGAAAATACTATATCAGGTATAACAGAAATTTTAGATAAAGATGCTGCTGTGATTTATACAGGTCAGCCTTGGCATCCTCAATTAAAACAGATAGCTTTAGTTCTTAATAGTCATAAAGGAAGTGGTAAATCTTGGCTTATGAGAAGAAGAAGTGAAAAAGAATTAGATAGCCTATTTGAAAAATATAATTTGAAAAAGGAAAAAATGTTAATTGATAACGAAGGTATATTTACAGTTTCATTGGCAGAAATGAGGTAA
- a CDS encoding CDP-alcohol phosphatidyltransferase family protein: MDISIYKLKTKFQNLLMPICEKLVKLKVSPNQITIITVLLNIVFAGLIYEFNNYKLIYLTVPVFLFLRMALNALDGMIANKFNQKTKMGVFYNEAGDVVSDTVFFYVFLRVIGISEIHNLLFVFLSILSEYVGVTAMMVDNKRHYEGPMGKSDRAFLISLLAIIYYFIGNQYFDYILILAIVLLIFTIFNRVRSSVKGG, encoded by the coding sequence ATGGATATTTCTATATATAAATTAAAGACAAAATTTCAAAATTTACTTATGCCTATTTGTGAAAAACTAGTAAAATTAAAAGTTAGTCCTAATCAGATAACTATTATAACAGTTTTATTAAACATAGTTTTTGCTGGGCTTATCTATGAGTTCAATAATTACAAGCTCATATATTTAACTGTACCTGTTTTTTTATTTTTAAGAATGGCTTTAAATGCCTTAGATGGTATGATAGCTAATAAATTCAATCAAAAAACTAAAATGGGAGTTTTTTACAATGAAGCAGGAGATGTTGTATCAGATACAGTTTTCTTCTATGTATTTTTAAGAGTTATTGGAATAAGTGAAATTCATAACTTACTTTTTGTATTTTTATCAATATTATCAGAATATGTAGGCGTGACTGCAATGATGGTAGATAATAAAAGACATTATGAAGGCCCTATGGGAAAAAGTGATAGAGCTTTCTTAATAAGTCTTTTAGCTATTATATATTATTTTATTGGAAATCAGTATTTTGACTATATTTTAATATTAGCAATAGTATTACTTATTTTTACTATATTCAATAGAGTTCGTTCTTCAGTGAAAGGTGGATAA
- the ilvA gene encoding threonine ammonia-lyase, translated as MAKLEDFVKAKEKLSKVLLETHLIHSPIFSKESGNEVYIKPENLQKTGSFKIRGAYNKISNLTEEEKKRGVIASSAGNHAQGVAYGARELGIKAVIVMPKSTPLIKVESTKQYGAEVVLHGDVYDDAYKKAKELEEKESYVFVHPFNDEDVLDGQGTIALEILDELPETDIILVPIGGGGLISGIACAAKLIKPDIKIIGVEPEGAASAREAIKENKVVELKEANTIADGTAVKRIGDLNFEYIKKYVDEIITVSDYELMEAFLLLVEKHKIIAENSGILSIAATKKLKEKNKKVVSVISGGNIDVLMISSMINKGLIRRDRIFSFSVDISDKPGELAKVVDLIAELGANVVKLEHNQFKNLSRFRDVEVQITVETNGTEHIQNLIETFEQKGYEIIKIKTKIN; from the coding sequence ATGGCTAAGCTAGAAGATTTTGTTAAGGCAAAAGAAAAATTGTCAAAGGTACTTTTAGAAACACATTTGATTCACAGTCCAATATTTTCAAAAGAATCTGGAAATGAAGTATATATAAAGCCAGAAAACTTACAGAAAACAGGTTCTTTCAAAATAAGAGGTGCCTACAATAAAATTTCAAACTTAACTGAGGAAGAAAAGAAAAGAGGAGTTATTGCTTCATCAGCAGGAAACCATGCTCAAGGGGTTGCCTATGGAGCTAGAGAATTGGGAATAAAAGCAGTAATTGTAATGCCTAAATCTACTCCACTAATTAAAGTTGAATCAACTAAGCAATATGGTGCAGAAGTTGTATTGCATGGAGATGTTTATGATGATGCATACAAAAAAGCTAAAGAGTTAGAAGAAAAAGAATCTTATGTTTTTGTACATCCATTTAATGATGAAGATGTTTTAGATGGACAAGGAACAATAGCATTAGAAATTTTGGATGAATTACCAGAAACTGATATAATCTTAGTTCCTATTGGAGGAGGAGGATTAATTTCTGGAATAGCTTGTGCTGCAAAATTAATAAAACCTGATATTAAAATTATTGGAGTTGAACCAGAAGGAGCAGCTTCAGCTCGTGAAGCTATAAAAGAAAATAAAGTAGTTGAACTTAAAGAAGCTAATACTATAGCTGATGGTACTGCAGTAAAAAGAATAGGAGATCTAAATTTTGAATATATAAAAAAATATGTAGATGAAATTATAACAGTATCTGATTATGAATTGATGGAAGCTTTCTTATTATTGGTAGAAAAACATAAGATTATCGCTGAAAATTCAGGAATACTTTCAATTGCAGCTACAAAAAAACTTAAAGAAAAAAATAAAAAAGTAGTATCTGTAATAAGTGGAGGAAATATAGATGTTTTAATGATTTCTTCTATGATAAATAAAGGTCTAATAAGAAGAGATAGAATATTTAGCTTCTCAGTTGATATATCTGATAAACCTGGAGAATTAGCAAAAGTTGTTGATTTGATAGCAGAGTTAGGAGCTAATGTTGTTAAGCTAGAACATAATCAATTTAAGAATTTATCAAGATTTAGAGATGTTGAAGTTCAAATAACAGTTGAAACTAATGGAACTGAACATATACAAAATTTGATAGAAACTTTTGAACAAAAAGGTTATGAAATAATTAAAATAAAAACAAAAATAAATTAA